The Candidatus Binataceae bacterium genome contains the following window.
GCCGACAGTCACCGCGTTTGCCGTCGTGATCATTCCGTCGGCGTTGCAGTACATCCAGTGGACGGCGTGGCGCTTCCCGACTGGCGCGACTTACACGTCGGTGGCGCTATTTCTGTGCGCGTGGATCGGCCGCTACTTCCAGTGGCACATCGCCGAATACTATCCGATGAATTTCGTGTGGCCGATTTCGACGATCGGCGCCGGAATCTTCATGGATTGGATCCTGCTCAAGACCGGCAGCTACCTGATCACGTCGTTATTCGGGGCGCCGGTCTTTGCCGTCGCCGTGTGGGCGTTCAACTACGTGCCTTTAGCCCCGTTCCTACAACCTGCGATCTTTATGCATCATGTTGTTACGGTTGCCGACATCCAGGGCGTCGCCTACATCCGCAGCCAGACTCCCGAGTACTTGCGGCACATCGAGCGCGGCACGTTGCGCAGCTTCCTCGGCGAGGCGCAATACGTGTCGCTGGCGTTTGGCTCGACGCTGGCGATCGCGGGCTACTGGGTCGGTCAATTCATCGGCAGATACCTTGCGGTGTGGCCGATCGGCCGGTTTATCAAGAATTATTGATTCATTGCTGACGGCGAGGAGCACATCAGTGCGGCGAATCGCAGCAACTGTTTTGGGATTGAGTATCTGGGTGACGCTGAGCGCGACCGCCGCGCATGCCCACGGCGGGATGGTCGGGCCGGATGAGCTGGGGCCGCCGATGGCGATCTCGGGCGCGCTCGCGCTGATCGGGTACTGGCTGATGATTTTCTGGCCTGGCAAAAAGTAGAGCTGACCATGAGAATCACGCGCACAAAGTCGAGAGCGAGCATCGCCGGCGCGCTCGCGATCGGCACCTGGCTCGCGGCCGGCGCAACCGCCGCGCATGCCCACGGCGGGATGGTCGGGCCCGAAGAACTCGGACCGCCGCTTACGATTTCGATGGTGCTCGCGTTCGCGAGCTATTGGCTCGTGCTGCTATGGCCCGCGAAGAAGAACGATGATGCGCCCTTGGTACGCGAAGTCGAAAGGCGCGCTGAGCCGCGGCGCCATCGCAAGCCGCAAATGCGCCTCGTCAAGAAGGTTACGTCGGAAGACAGGAGCGGAACTGTCGAGCGTTGAAGGAGATCCTGCAAGTGCGTTCGAAGATAGCCAGTTACCTGACGGGATTTCTCCTTCTCGCGCTCGTGTTGTCGTACGCACCCAAGGTCTGTGCGCATGGCGAGGCGGCGGACGAGCCGTTCCTCAAGGACCTCACCGTCGCGTTTTACGACACGCATATCTCGCCGCTTCAGGTTAAGGTCGGCGAGCCGGTTACGATCACAGGCAGCGTGAAGGTTCTGCCGATTTGGCCGTTCACGCTCGATCCGCCGCAGACCGCTTACATCAATGCGGTCGTGCCGGGGCCGGTTTTCGTGCTCATGGATCGCACGATCAACGGCATCCCGACGATCGGATCGATCAACATCGATCGCGACGGTATCTACAACTATTCGATGACGATCGTTGCGCGCGAGGTCGGCCGCTGGCACGTGCATCCGGGTTTCGCCGTCGAAGGTACGGGTACTCTTATCGGCCCCGGCGTATGGGTCAATGTCGATCCCGGCGACAAGCCGTTTGCGCTCAACGTCAGCCTGCTCAACGGTAAA
Protein-coding sequences here:
- a CDS encoding methane monooxygenase/ammonia monooxygenase subunit A, whose amino-acid sequence is MAAATPTAIAPERVALGELLHKKYKYLDRSWDLIFWLTAIPIVGAAADITKLLFAGDWDFWTDWKDPVWWPTVTAFAVVIIPSALQYIQWTAWRFPTGATYTSVALFLCAWIGRYFQWHIAEYYPMNFVWPISTIGAGIFMDWILLKTGSYLITSLFGAPVFAVAVWAFNYVPLAPFLQPAIFMHHVVTVADIQGVAYIRSQTPEYLRHIERGTLRSFLGEAQYVSLAFGSTLAIAGYWVGQFIGRYLAVWPIGRFIKNY